The Ahaetulla prasina isolate Xishuangbanna chromosome 7, ASM2864084v1, whole genome shotgun sequence genome segment AAAGCTCAACCTATTAATTTCGGAAAACGGTCAAATGTTTCAGGAGCTGTAAAACTGCACAGGAAACCCAAGTCGACACGAGAAACCAGTTTAAGCATACGCAAACTGTGAAAAAGAACCAAAGAACATATTAGTTTACGCTGGCCCTTTAAGTCAGTCACTCTGTCCCTTTAATCAGTTCCCCTGATCTTGATGTTCCCCTGATATTGATGttcctatacagatagtcctcgacttacaaccggtcGCTTACGACTGCCCGAAGttgcaacagcagtgaaaaaatgtGATTTGTGACTTTGGCCCTAACCATAACCATAACCCTGACCCTGAACCATTGAAACATCCCCTTGGTAACACGGttaaaattcaaacgcttggcaactcagcatctatttatgacggtcgcagtgtcccggggtgtgtgtgtgtgtgtgtgtgtttgtgtcacatgatctccttttgcaactctTCGGACAAGtcaagtcaacgaggaagccagaaACCGGCTCCACAAaccctgttactcacttaacaatcgcggtgactcacttaacaacgggtgGCAAGAAATATTGCAAAAAGGAGGCAACGGCCTTGTTTCAGCCATGGAAACTTTGGCCTCCATAGTCATCGTAAAGTTGAGTGAATAACTGTCTGTTTTTTCTCCATTATTACTTTGGAACTCCTTTGCCCTGTTATTAATTATTGCTTCGGTTAACCCCGGGAGGAGGAGCAGGTGGACTTCAAAtctgataataaataaaaataaacatctcCAGTTCCGCTCCCCCatatccttcctcccttctccatcTGCAGTTAACTAATTCCTTCCCTTTGCAGGCTGCGCAACTAGCATCCGTCTTCCTGAAACTCAAACTGGACCGgcagaaatgcaaatattttcttatgtctaacgggggggggggacacacctCGATCGGCTCTGCCAAAGGGAGACACCCCAACTGcatcctcatcctcctcctcatcatcatcatcaaagctCCTAAACAGCTGGCCAGGGCAGCTATTGGAGGGGGGGGAGTCACTCACAACTGGCCCTCAACTTTTCCTTCTCTCCGTCCCCCCCCCAACTCCACAGCACCACTGCAGAGCCGCCTAAAACCAGCTGACAGCCCTGTCTcaacgcagcagcagcagcagcagctgacccGGCCACTTTTAACACTTCGCACATCCAGTGCCCAcacgcacaaaaaaaaaaaaaagggaggggggagattaAGACAGTTTTCTTTCGCATTTCAGAGCTGGGAAGGGGATTTTGCCAAGAGCCCCCCTCCATCCTCTCCCCACTGATGCCCTGCCAGAGCCGGAGGGAAGCTGCCGGTCCCTGCTGGGGCAAAAGGTATGAAAACTATACCTGCCGTTAAAGCTTTTTTCCTGGCTGGCAAGAAACCAAAAGGAATCGGCTTTCCTCCTGCCCTTTTCTTAAGCCGCCATCACCTCCAGCTGGATCTGCTCTTCACCTCtgctggaggaggaagaggaagaggtggagagtcttgggggggggtgcggggggggggtgaAGATGGAGAAGAACATTCTGGCAACTTTCTTCTTTAATGGAAGACACTGTCTTCCCATTCTGTTACCTCCAAGAGTGCCTCCCGACTTTTTCCCTGTTTCCTAGCTTCACTTGGGACTTTCGGGGAGGGGGCGGGAGCCCCTATCCTTAAACGTTCCAGGTGCAACATTGGTCAGTCCTTAGGCCTACCTCGCAGGGTCGTCgttgcagccagccagccaaaagGTCATTCGCGGCAAAGCGacttgccctccccccccaccaggcTAAATctcttatgtaaaaaaaaaaaaaaacagcggcCGGAGATTATGAAAAGGACcgattttcctccctaaaagggGAAGGAACCGGTCAGCCAAACGGGCTCCTTCActttcccaccccccctccccctcgtTGCTCTGACCACTAGCCGCCACATCCCGAAACTTTGCTGTGACGgagcgcccacccacccacccacctacctgccAAACCACCGAAGACCAAGCGGCTTTCCTTCCTTCGGGCGCTCGGATCCGTTTTTGGTACCCAAAGCAaaacagcaaacaaacaaacaaaaaaaaaccccaacacctCCATCCGCCGGGCTCAGCcgtgggaaaaaaattaagaaaaggggaatatatatatttacaggcGTCATCGTGTCCTTGGAAAGCATCCAAACCGGAGGCCGGATCTCCCGAAGCTCACGGGGCAACTGAAGCGGCCCATTCCCGGACTCCGGAGTAGGAagacgaagaggaggaggaagaggaggaggaagaagagaaggaagaagaatcgCAGCCTCGACCGGCTCCATCTCTCCGTCTGCCCCCTTCCCCCTATTCCGAGCCTGAGCCAAGTGTCCCCCGTAGATGTCATCGGATCAGCTGCGGCATATGGGCTCCGGGGCCAAGAGAAGCGAAGCAAGACGCCGGGGACTTCGGAGCAGGGTCTCCAGCCGGACGGGGGACGGGGGTTTCCTCCGGGGCTTCGGGTGGGAGGTGAGATCGGAGGCTGGCAAactaggattattattatttatttatttttgctcctCGCCCgctgcccctcctcctcctcctcctcctcttccacgtCTGTTTACCTCGAGTTTGAATTTTATCTGCGCAACATTAGCTGGAATGCGGACATCAGAGGCGGGGTGGAAGTAGGCGACGCGCACGCAAGCCCGGAGGGAGCCGCGGGGAAGCTTCCCGCCCGAGACACGCGGCCAACCGGGacagcagcagccgccgccgctgcctccGCTGCTCCTCCGCCACCTCGACGCGGCGCAATCGCTCGGGCACAAAGAGGCGCAAAGGCGAGACCCcctaacccacccacccacccactcagatCCCAGCCAAGGAGAGACTGCCCGGGCCGGGCTTTTTGGGATCCGCCAAACCCACTCGAGACTCTCAAAACCGAGcccgttaaaaaaaaaagagagagagagactttttttttcttacgggGGAGGGTTTTTTTCAAAGGAAGGCTCgcgcccctcccccacccaccccgtgcCCACGCAAAGCATCTCAgcatctttctcctcttcctccttccccccccacaaTAAGAATAACAACTTACCTCCGTCCGTGCCACCCCACGACGCGCGTGCTTTTCCTTCCCGGAGTGGTGGGAGAggggagaaataaaaaaataaaagtggacCAATGTCCCCGCGTGTCCAGAAAtcgccaaaaaaaaaccaaaccccaacacccttctttcttcttcttcttccttttcttcttcttctccttctcctcctcctccttctccttccttcttccttccccacccaccctcaCGGGCGATCGTGTTCCCGGATCCCCGAAATCATCTTCCCTGCTGCTTTCCCCGTCCTTCTCTTTtttgccccaccccccaccccaattaaaaaaaaaaaagacaaccatCCAAAGAAACTCGTTGGGGGGAGGGGATGAGTGGGAtgattggcggggggggggaaagaaactcGGGTGGAAAGGAAGCAGGTGCAATTCCCACGCAGGCGGGTTGCGCTGCGCCGAggctagatagagagagagagagagacagaaagagatcgCACGGAAAGGGGAGTTGGGAGAGGGGAGTCCGAAAGTTGAGACGGTGGGGGGGGGTCTCCTGCAAAacaccccctccccttctttgctGCCGCAGCCGCCGCTGATCCTGCGCAGGTTAGGTTGCCCCGGCCAAGGAGCCGAAAGAAACGCAGCAGTCCCGGAAAGTTCCTGCGCGCTGCCCGCTCCCTCGCCCGCCCGCGCACCGCGCTGCGCTCCGCCAATGCTCCGCTCGCTACAATGTTGTTTCATTATATCCGTGGCCATCATGTGACGCCCGGAGGCCTCGCTATGGAAACTTCGGGGACTCCCACGTGACTCcacagcggcggcggcggagaaGCGAAAGAGGCGGCGGCGAAAGGAGACGCGGATGCCGGAgatccgctgctgctgctgccgccgcgggACCCCCTTCCGCCCCCCCTCCCCTGAATGGGATACCCACCCTCCCCTCCTATATCGTTTTGCAAGAAACCCCGGCTCTCCAACCCTGGCGCTTTTATCCTGAGTTTCCCCTTCATTTCATGTCATCTCTCGTGTCCGTATATATCGGCTATATTATGCCTTATCTTTTCCAacgcgaatatatatatatatagagagagagagagagagagagataaatggaTAGATTTGCCGAGGTTTCATTGAAATGCCCACCGGCGCCTTGTATGGGTCATGTGTCTTATTAGGGTGGTTATGTTCGATCAGCGACGGCATGACCTCTGAcgatgccatatatatatataaatattaggctaaataaataaataaacgctcCTTTCCCAGCTGGTGCAAGGAGTCACTGGGCCGGGTGTGTTCCTGCAGTACCCTGGGGcaaaggtagacagacagacagacagacagacagatagctagATTAAacgtgttattgttattgttactgtGTTGTTGTGGGGGGAATACAGAGAaggagatgataggtaggtaggtagttagATATATTAAAAGTGTTATTGTTTTTGTGTTATTGTTGTGGGGGGAATATAGAGaagaagataggtaggtagatagatatagaagagagagagatggtaggtaggtaggtagatagatagatagatttaaaaAAACTCCAGAGGGGGGGTGTTATTGTGGGGGGAATATAGAGAaggagatggtaggtaggtaggtaggtaggtaggtaggtaggtaggtaggtaggtaggcaggtagacagacagatatagaggagagagagatgatagatagatagatagatagatagatagatagatagatagatagatagatagatagatagataagataaaaaaaaactgcagaggggggtgttattgttgtggggagaaTATAGAGATGGTTGatacgtaggtaggtaggtaggtaggtaggtaggtaggtaggtaggtagatagatagatagatagatagatagatagatagatagatagatagatagattaaaaaAACTCCAGAGGGGGGTGTTATTGTTGTGGGGGGAATATAGAGGaggagatggtaggtaggtaggtagatagatagatatagaagagagagagatgatagatagatagatagatagatagatagatagatagatagataagattaaaaaaactGCAGAGGGGGGTGTTATTGTTGTGGGGGGAATATAGAGAAggttgataggtaggtaggtaggtaggtagataggtaggtacgtagatagatagatatagaaaagagatgataggtaggtaggtaggtaggtaggtagatatagaagagagagagatgatagataggtagatagattaaAAAAACTGCAGAGGAGGGTGTTATTGTTGGGGGAATATAGAGATggttgataggtaggtaggtaggtacgtagatagatagatagatatagaagagagggagatgataggtaggtaggtaggtaggtagataaaaaaCTGCAGAGGGGTGTTTTGTGGGGAATAtagagatggtaggtaggtaggtaggtaggtaggtaggtagatagatagatagatagatagatagatagatagatagatagatagatagatagatttaaaaACTGCAGGGGGGggtgttattgttgtggggtaaTATAGAGAAGGAAATGTGACTGCAATCCCAGATTTATAAAAAGTCCAAGGGTGGGGGAGCGAGAGATTGTtcagggtgggggtggagggataGAGAAAAGGAAATTTGACTGCACCATATCTGGTGAACAAGGCCAGAGCGTTTGCTAGGGCTAGGAAGTGCGGGGGGGCGGGGCGCGGAGGCTCCCCCAGCAAAGAGTTGGCGAGTTGAGGATCCAGAAGTAGGTCGGGCCGAGAGTTTCTTCTTTGCTGGCGCAACGAACCCGGATCAAACCAGAGGAGacaataagagggagggagggagggcattgCAAACAGGGAGATGgggggtgggcggggggggggacaaCTCCTCCGGACACGAAGCCAAAGCGGCTGGGCTAAGACTCAAGAGTTGCCAGCCTTACAGCTCGCTCGGTCTCTCTGCGCTGGCGGCGAGGAGATGCCAGCCTCTCTggtagggaagaggaagggagtcTGGTGGGTGGAAGAAAAACAGCTTAGCTTTTCTGCAGCTTTGATCCTAGGCcttttgggtggggggaatgcTGAGAGTAGCCGAGGGAAAAATTTGGGTCAGGATGCTGAGTTTGTGCAAACTGTCAAATTGGCCGAATGGCTCTTCCCTGCCCGTAAATTCGTTTTAAGGTGCAAGACTTAAAACAtggaatcacagggctggaagggacttcagaggtcttctagtccaacccccttctcaaggcaGAATACCTACCATGAAGGATGATAAAGTTGAACGAGCAAATAATGGAAGATTTCAATTTGAGCATAAACGTTTGTgctattattagatttatataagcttgttaaaagcaataaatagggTTAATAATATTCTATCTGTCTTAAAAGGTATGGCGCTTAGAAAAGGGTGATTGGCATAGAAACGACACATCGAAATGTTGAATGATTACATAacgaaagattataatttaataaaaatatgtgtCTCGTTACAAGGATTATATAAGcttgttaaatgaaacaaataGGATTAAATCCTAATTTTATCTGTATTAAAATGTATGACACTCAGGTGCCAACTATTCACTTGATAtgttagtaaaaaaataaaaagtaaaaaacttttttttttaaaaaaaaaagacagaatatcTTATACCATCTCGATCAAAGGGTTGTCCCGTCTAattctgaaaacctccagtgatcacTTAGGAATGCTGGAAGGCAAAAGCcgttctgctgattaattgttcgccctgacaggaaatttctccttttatttctcggctggatctctctttcatgaacttccacctgttacttcttctcctgccctcgggtgctttttGGAGAGCAGATTGACcgtctcttctctgtgacagccgccctcaaataaaataaaaggaaagaagagtTAAAAGTAAGATCCCTCTGAGGAAAAGGAAGCACTTAAGAATTTATGATACATGCCACAACGGTTTGGATCTCTACCGGATCACTTTAATTGGCGAGGTCAAAATTCCAGACAAAGGGATGAGCTAGGCACCTTTAAAAGTTTGTAGGCCGTATtttagacagaatagaatagaatagaatagaatttttattggccaagtgtgattggacacacaaggaatttgtcttggtgcatatgctctcagtgtacataaaagaaaagatacgttcatcaaggtacaacatttacaacacaattgatggtcaatatatcaatataaatcataaggattgccagcaacaagttatagtcatacagtcataaatggaaagagattggtgatgggaactatgagaagattaatagtagtgcagattcagtaaatagtttgactatatatatatatatatatatatatatatatatatatatatatattgactaGAAAGCCTTGACGGTGCAGTAAATGGGAATTACAGAATAGATATAAGAGCTGGCTTCTCCCAAAAAAATCCTGAACTTAAGAAAACATAACAAAGACAaaaagtatagtatagtatagtatagtaatatataataatataatataatataatataatataatataatataatataatataatataatataatataatataatataatataatataatataatataatataatatagtatagtataatataatataatataacatagcataaataacataagatatagtatagtatagtatagtatagtataataatatataaggtaagataagataagataataatgcaatgcaatgcaatgcaacgcaacgcaacgcaacgcaacgcaacacaacacaatacaatacaatacaatacaatacaatacaatacaatataaacagttatattgcttcttgtcctgccctcaggtgctttggagaatagcttgactccctcttctttgtggcaacccctgagatattggaacagtgctatcatgtctcccctagtccttcttttcattaaactagacatacccagttcctgcaaccgttcttcatgttttagcctccagtcccctcatcatctttattgctcttctctgcactctttcgagagtctcaacgtcttttctgcatcgtggtgaccaaaactggatgcagacttc includes the following:
- the LOC131201789 gene encoding uncharacterized protein LOC131201789, whose product is MMATDIMKQHCSERSIGGAQRGARAGEGAGSAQELSGTAAFLSAPWPGQPNLRRISGGCGSKEGEGVFCRRPPPTVSTFGLPSPNSPFRAISFCLSLSLYLASAQRNPPAWELHLLPFHPSFFPPPRQSSHSSPPPNEFLWMVVFFFFNWGGGWGKKEKDGESSREDDFGDPGTRSPVRVGGEGRRKEKEEEEKEKKKKRKKKKKEGCWGLVFFWRFLDTRGHWSTFIFLFLPSPTTPGRKSTRVVGWHGRRWCTWQAVSGLHSAAESDLDRTWMGDHWKSQTLQEWIDSGFFLLPTHGVILNQALSTHTEEKISPRK